From a region of the Streptomyces venezuelae genome:
- a CDS encoding TQO small subunit DoxD: MNRTDVLETDAPRDVVGLRELASRHALLPLRLFLGVTFVYAGIDKLTDPAFLSASGDGSIGDMMRGVRDTSAIPALVDMSLHSPVGFAVALATGEILVGLGTLAGLLTRVAAVGGALIALSLWLTVSWAVTPYYYGNDLIYMVAWTPLILAGAPYLSLDSVIRSRLSRRTA, translated from the coding sequence GTGAACCGAACCGATGTTCTTGAAACCGACGCCCCCCGCGACGTCGTGGGGCTGCGTGAGCTGGCCTCCCGGCACGCGCTGCTGCCCCTGCGGCTCTTCCTCGGCGTGACCTTCGTGTACGCGGGGATCGACAAACTGACCGACCCGGCGTTCCTCTCCGCCTCCGGAGACGGCTCCATCGGCGACATGATGCGCGGGGTGCGCGACACCTCCGCGATCCCCGCCCTGGTGGACATGTCGCTCCACTCGCCCGTCGGTTTCGCCGTCGCCCTGGCCACCGGGGAGATCCTGGTCGGCCTCGGGACCCTGGCCGGCCTGCTGACCCGTGTCGCGGCCGTCGGCGGGGCGCTGATCGCGCTCAGCCTGTGGCTCACGGTGTCGTGGGCGGTGACCCCGTACTACTACGGCAACGACCTGATCTACATGGTGGCGTGGACCCCGCTGATCCTCGCCGGGGCGCCCTACCTGTCGCTGGACTCGGTGATCCGCTCGCGCCTGTCCCGGCGTACGGCGTAG
- a CDS encoding PspC domain-containing protein, producing the protein MTEVHDAPPAEPGAPRAADARPPLRRSKRDKVLAGVCGGLGRYFDLDPVVFRIVLGVLAVTGGVGLIFYGFAWLLLPLEGEEDSEAKKLLTGRVEGATLAAVFAALVGCALFLSMLDNGGLAAFSVLVVLALGGASYWSQRNRHTYRPEAQAAPDPAGGAPRAAHSPAPPETQAPPTPGGPSWWRDPLVKDGTTGPVGGTGYLWGPDDAADPVVTGGTPAAAAKAPVAPARPRGGIGGRVFVLALLAGIAGTAAVWEGNPLGEALQTGLAAALIVFGLGLAVSSLLGRTGFGTIVLALFTACLLAGAAALPRQIGTDWREVEWRPAAVADVRPVYEARTGLATLDLSRLDVPKGTTVAVEASIEAGRLKVVLPREVTALADVTIHRMGDVQMPGDRADRIERIGGQNRTETLAPAAGTEAGGTIELHLGADFGQVEVARAAS; encoded by the coding sequence ATGACCGAAGTACACGACGCCCCGCCGGCCGAGCCCGGGGCCCCGCGGGCCGCCGACGCCCGGCCGCCCCTGCGCCGCAGCAAGCGCGACAAGGTCCTCGCGGGCGTGTGCGGCGGTCTCGGCCGGTACTTCGACCTGGATCCGGTGGTCTTCCGGATCGTCCTCGGTGTCCTCGCGGTCACCGGCGGCGTCGGTCTGATCTTCTACGGCTTCGCGTGGCTGCTGCTCCCCCTGGAGGGCGAGGAGGACAGCGAGGCGAAGAAGCTGCTGACCGGCCGGGTCGAGGGGGCCACGCTGGCGGCGGTGTTCGCCGCGCTGGTGGGCTGCGCGCTGTTCCTGTCGATGCTGGACAACGGCGGGCTGGCGGCCTTCTCGGTACTGGTCGTCCTGGCGCTGGGCGGGGCCTCGTACTGGTCGCAGCGCAACCGGCACACCTACCGGCCCGAGGCGCAGGCGGCGCCCGATCCGGCCGGTGGCGCCCCGCGCGCCGCGCACTCCCCCGCCCCGCCGGAGACGCAGGCGCCGCCCACCCCCGGCGGCCCCTCCTGGTGGCGGGACCCGCTGGTCAAGGACGGTACGACGGGTCCGGTCGGCGGGACGGGATACCTGTGGGGGCCCGACGACGCGGCGGATCCGGTGGTGACCGGCGGCACCCCGGCGGCGGCCGCGAAGGCTCCCGTCGCCCCGGCCCGCCCGCGCGGCGGCATCGGCGGCCGGGTGTTCGTGCTGGCGCTGCTGGCCGGGATCGCGGGGACCGCGGCGGTCTGGGAGGGCAACCCGCTCGGTGAGGCCCTGCAGACCGGGCTGGCCGCCGCGCTGATCGTCTTCGGCCTGGGCCTCGCGGTCAGCTCCCTGCTGGGGCGTACCGGGTTCGGCACGATCGTGCTGGCCCTGTTCACCGCGTGCCTGCTCGCTGGCGCGGCCGCACTGCCCCGGCAGATCGGCACGGACTGGCGGGAGGTCGAATGGCGTCCGGCCGCGGTGGCCGACGTGAGGCCCGTGTACGAGGCGCGCACCGGGCTCGCCACGCTGGACCTGAGCCGGCTGGACGTCCCGAAGGGCACCACCGTGGCCGTCGAGGCGTCCATCGAGGCGGGCCGGCTCAAGGTGGTCCTGCCGCGGGAGGTCACCGCGCTGGCCGATGTCACCATCCATCGGATGGGCGACGTACAGATGCCCGGGGACCGCGCGGACCGGATCGAGCGGATCGGCGGGCAGAACCGTACGGAGACCCTCGCGCCGGCGGCCGGCACCGAGGCCGGCGGGACGATCGAGCTGCACCTCGGTGCGGACTTCGGACAGGTGGAGGTGGCCCGTGCGGCGTCATGA